The Corallococcus exiguus genome has a window encoding:
- a CDS encoding response regulator: MPGLPTLLLVDDDSFVRRILKDVIADTGIDLRLLEAADGEEGLALAEKEQPAVMFLDLFMPKKSGLEVLGAIKTVSPETRVLVISSMDAEPVVEQAIAAGAMGFVGKPFHPLEIAAAVRQALAS; the protein is encoded by the coding sequence ATGCCCGGACTACCTACCCTGCTGTTGGTGGATGACGACAGCTTCGTGCGTCGCATCCTCAAGGACGTCATCGCGGACACGGGGATCGACCTGCGGCTGCTGGAGGCCGCGGACGGGGAGGAAGGGCTGGCGCTGGCGGAGAAGGAGCAGCCGGCGGTGATGTTCCTGGACCTCTTCATGCCGAAGAAGAGCGGGCTGGAGGTGCTGGGCGCCATCAAGACTGTTTCACCGGAGACGCGCGTGCTGGTCATCAGCAGCATGGACGCGGAGCCCGTGGTGGAGCAGGCCATCGCCGCGGGGGCCATGGGCTTCGTGGGCAAGCCCTTCCATCCCCTGGAGATCGCCGCCGCCGTACGCCAGGCGCTCGCGTCCTGA
- a CDS encoding THUMP domain-containing class I SAM-dependent RNA methyltransferase yields the protein MTDAQARTGESIYVSTLPGLEPALESEARELGLSFRRAEGGIECEGPSGLHQTANLRVRTASRVLLRLGTFTAPTADALVHGLQALPMAGVWDGKVPLRLSVTLHRSVAPGPAVVLESAAVAWDPCEVTVAGHLDEEGGGPELTLLVRGEGERWTVSVDTSGAPLYQRGYRQEVGRAPLRETLAAGILRLAGYAGDVPLVDPMCGSGTFLVEGAWMSQRRAPGLLRTFAFQSFPSYDKAAWAHRRAEAEAEGLAEPRAPMRGYDLNAGALGTARRNARRAGVTLTLERHDLRTLKAPPDAPGLVVANPPYGKRVGETEDLPDLYRALGATLNGAFRDWRKALIVPEDPKLVAALGLKGARQLQVKNGGLRCLLVLAGG from the coding sequence GTGACGGACGCTCAGGCCCGGACGGGCGAGTCCATCTACGTGTCCACGCTGCCGGGCCTGGAGCCCGCGCTGGAGTCGGAGGCGCGCGAGCTGGGGCTGTCCTTCCGGCGCGCGGAGGGCGGCATCGAGTGCGAGGGCCCGTCCGGCCTGCACCAGACGGCGAACCTGCGCGTGCGCACCGCGAGCCGCGTGCTCCTGCGCCTGGGCACCTTCACGGCGCCCACCGCGGACGCGCTGGTGCATGGGCTGCAAGCGTTGCCCATGGCGGGCGTCTGGGACGGCAAGGTGCCACTGCGGCTGTCCGTGACACTGCACCGCTCCGTGGCCCCGGGGCCCGCCGTGGTGCTGGAGTCCGCGGCCGTGGCCTGGGACCCGTGCGAGGTGACGGTCGCGGGACACCTGGACGAGGAGGGTGGGGGGCCGGAGCTCACGCTGCTGGTGCGCGGCGAAGGAGAGCGCTGGACGGTGAGCGTGGACACGTCCGGAGCGCCCCTGTACCAGCGCGGCTACCGGCAGGAGGTGGGCCGCGCGCCCCTGCGCGAGACGCTGGCCGCGGGCATCCTCCGGCTCGCGGGCTACGCGGGTGACGTGCCCCTGGTGGATCCGATGTGCGGCTCGGGCACGTTCCTGGTGGAGGGCGCGTGGATGTCCCAGCGCCGCGCGCCGGGCCTGCTGCGCACGTTCGCGTTCCAGTCCTTCCCGTCCTACGACAAGGCGGCCTGGGCGCACCGCCGCGCGGAAGCGGAAGCGGAAGGGCTGGCGGAGCCTCGCGCGCCCATGCGCGGATACGACCTCAACGCGGGCGCGCTGGGCACGGCACGGCGCAATGCCAGACGCGCGGGCGTGACGCTGACGCTGGAGCGGCATGATCTGCGCACGCTGAAGGCCCCGCCGGACGCACCTGGGCTCGTGGTGGCCAACCCGCCCTACGGCAAGCGCGTGGGCGAAACGGAGGACCTGCCGGACCTCTACCGCGCGTTGGGCGCGACGTTGAACGGCGCATTCCGCGACTGGCGCAAGGCGCTCATCGTCCCCGAGGATCCGAAGCTCGTGGCGGCGCTGGGACTGAAGGGCGCGAGGCAGCTCCAGGTAAAGAACGGCGGGCTGCGCTGTCTGCTGGTGCTGGCGGGCGGCTGA
- a CDS encoding TIGR02266 family protein, protein MSSSVVGYWVGDSLGRVLGPLQLQAFRDLIASGRLKTAVRASRDGTNWVALQELPEVRDLFTTAAPTPSVENQQAERLRNQLRGLLHLPPHEVFGLKPQASLDEFRLAFFRMAKRFSPEHLSSDLHPELRKVSVEIFDFLSRRIREAETLFLQGAMQPPAPPPPRLDLSGAQPSAPLPMSGTAVPARPPPVMTPQASRPQAAAIPPTPVPGSLTRPPVAAIPPTPVPGSFTRPQAAAIPPTPVPGSFTRPQAAAIPPTPVPGSMTRPGVPSAPPRPPPVMTPTTRPVTPPPPAPAPAPPPPAPAPAPFRRPMAAPAPSYSSAEFVGLERRSDDRLHADVKVSMKNMGIFTDHRIINLSSGGLFIGTDRPLRLGTQVELTLRFDDPERVMTLRSSVIWENSLDDGKNPKGYGLRLSSLRAEERDFIQQYVRRPKKP, encoded by the coding sequence GTGTCGTCATCCGTTGTCGGTTACTGGGTGGGAGATTCGCTCGGTCGCGTGCTGGGCCCCCTGCAACTGCAAGCCTTCCGCGACCTCATCGCCTCCGGTCGCTTGAAGACAGCCGTGCGCGCGTCGCGCGACGGCACGAACTGGGTCGCGCTCCAGGAGCTCCCGGAGGTCCGCGACCTGTTCACCACCGCGGCGCCCACGCCCTCCGTCGAAAACCAGCAGGCGGAGCGCCTTCGCAACCAGCTGCGCGGACTGCTGCACCTGCCGCCGCACGAGGTGTTCGGGCTCAAGCCGCAGGCATCGCTCGATGAGTTCCGGCTCGCCTTCTTCCGCATGGCGAAGCGCTTCTCACCGGAGCACCTGTCGTCGGATCTGCATCCGGAGCTGCGCAAGGTCTCCGTTGAAATCTTCGACTTCCTCTCGCGGCGGATCCGCGAGGCGGAGACGCTCTTCCTCCAGGGCGCGATGCAGCCTCCCGCGCCCCCGCCGCCCCGGCTGGACCTGAGCGGCGCGCAGCCCTCCGCGCCGCTGCCGATGAGTGGAACCGCGGTGCCCGCGCGTCCGCCGCCGGTGATGACGCCGCAGGCCTCGCGTCCTCAGGCCGCCGCGATTCCGCCGACGCCCGTGCCGGGTTCCCTCACGCGTCCGCCGGTCGCCGCGATTCCGCCAACGCCTGTTCCGGGGTCCTTCACGCGTCCGCAGGCCGCAGCGATTCCGCCAACGCCTGTTCCGGGGTCCTTCACGCGTCCGCAGGCCGCAGCGATTCCGCCGACGCCCGTGCCGGGCAGCATGACGCGTCCGGGGGTTCCGTCCGCGCCGCCCCGGCCTCCGCCGGTGATGACGCCCACGACGCGTCCGGTGACGCCGCCTCCGCCCGCGCCGGCTCCCGCACCGCCTCCGCCCGCGCCCGCGCCCGCGCCCTTCCGGCGCCCCATGGCCGCCCCCGCGCCCTCGTATTCGAGCGCCGAGTTCGTGGGCCTGGAGCGCCGGTCGGACGACCGGCTCCACGCGGACGTGAAGGTGTCGATGAAGAACATGGGCATCTTCACCGACCACCGCATCATCAACCTGTCGTCGGGCGGCCTGTTCATCGGCACGGACCGGCCGCTGCGGCTGGGGACGCAGGTGGAGCTCACCTTGCGCTTCGATGATCCGGAGCGGGTGATGACCCTGCGCAGCTCCGTCATCTGGGAGAACTCCCTGGACGACGGCAAGAACCCCAAGGGCTACGGGTTGCGCCTGAGCTCGCTGCGCGCGGAGGAACGGGACTTCATCCAGCAGTACGTCCGCCGCCCCAAGAAGCCCTGA
- a CDS encoding sensor histidine kinase, which yields MSVSGPPGSLDGLLPALPVPLFVIRGDRLVFANTALRTLLGLREDELPSLLEFSARFGPEERSWVEPLCEALMRGEQPTPVRPAFVRMRGADGRLHLLSPVTAPGRVPEEQLVLLLDAEGGDAVRTLSTMLVATAAELLRCRDEDAVLELAVDALHRQGFYVSVMLLEGDFLRHGPMRQEAESLAAASRMYGQDVHAVRFHRSGLPHLAEVLTSRRAAFHPDAFAMARRLHSPEVADNIQRIYPPGSRALDSPIFVGDEPFGVLAVQSTTLTPANAGALELFAQLIGGALENVRHHRAAEARLAEVSRLQNELIASERLTVLGEAAGVVAHEVRNPLGAILNTVAVLKREPRLGPAGASAVEMLEEEAIRLEDIVRDLLDAVRPLEPRPRPVSLGELVHRALAQLLHGREELPKPRVAFDEAPDVPDLSGDETLLQLAVTHLMRNAIQASPRGGTVRVEVRRVPDGVSLSVEDEGPGIAGLDPQRVFEPFFLTRANGRGLGLAIVRRVVLAHGGKVRAGARPEGGARFELVLPL from the coding sequence ATGAGCGTCTCCGGCCCGCCCGGCTCGCTGGATGGCCTGCTGCCCGCGCTGCCGGTGCCGCTGTTCGTGATTCGCGGGGACCGGCTGGTGTTCGCCAACACCGCGCTGCGGACACTGCTGGGCCTGCGCGAGGACGAGCTGCCGTCACTGCTGGAGTTCTCCGCGCGCTTCGGACCGGAGGAGCGCTCCTGGGTGGAGCCCCTGTGCGAAGCGCTGATGCGCGGCGAGCAGCCCACGCCGGTGCGGCCCGCGTTCGTGCGCATGCGCGGCGCGGATGGACGCCTGCACCTGCTCTCCCCCGTCACCGCGCCGGGCCGCGTGCCGGAGGAGCAACTGGTGCTGCTGCTGGACGCGGAGGGCGGGGATGCGGTGCGCACGCTGTCCACCATGCTGGTGGCCACCGCGGCGGAGCTCCTGCGCTGCCGCGACGAGGACGCGGTGTTGGAGCTGGCGGTGGACGCCCTTCACCGGCAGGGCTTCTACGTCTCCGTGATGCTGCTGGAGGGGGACTTCCTGCGCCACGGGCCCATGCGCCAGGAGGCGGAGAGCCTGGCGGCGGCGTCGCGGATGTACGGTCAGGACGTGCACGCGGTGCGCTTCCACCGCTCGGGGCTGCCGCACCTGGCGGAGGTGCTCACGAGCCGCCGGGCGGCGTTCCACCCGGATGCCTTCGCCATGGCTCGGCGGCTGCACTCGCCAGAGGTGGCGGACAACATCCAGCGCATCTATCCGCCGGGCTCACGCGCGCTGGACTCGCCCATCTTCGTGGGGGACGAGCCCTTCGGCGTGCTGGCGGTGCAGTCCACCACGCTGACGCCCGCGAACGCGGGGGCGCTGGAGCTGTTCGCGCAGCTCATTGGCGGCGCGCTGGAGAACGTGCGGCATCACCGCGCGGCGGAGGCACGGCTCGCGGAGGTGTCCCGCCTGCAGAACGAGCTCATCGCCAGCGAGCGGCTGACGGTGCTGGGCGAGGCGGCGGGCGTCGTGGCCCACGAGGTGCGCAATCCCCTGGGCGCCATCCTCAACACGGTGGCGGTGCTCAAGCGTGAACCCCGCCTGGGGCCCGCGGGCGCCTCCGCCGTGGAGATGCTGGAGGAGGAGGCCATCCGGCTGGAGGACATCGTGCGCGACCTGCTGGACGCGGTGCGCCCGCTGGAGCCCCGGCCGCGCCCCGTCTCGCTGGGCGAGCTGGTGCACCGCGCGCTCGCACAGCTGCTCCATGGGCGAGAGGAATTGCCCAAGCCGCGCGTGGCATTCGACGAGGCGCCGGACGTTCCGGACCTGTCGGGCGACGAGACGCTGTTGCAGCTGGCCGTCACGCACCTGATGCGCAACGCCATCCAGGCCTCGCCGCGCGGAGGCACGGTGCGCGTGGAGGTGCGCCGCGTGCCGGACGGTGTCTCGCTGAGCGTGGAGGACGAGGGCCCGGGCATCGCCGGGTTGGATCCGCAGCGCGTCTTCGAGCCCTTCTTCCTCACCCGCGCCAACGGCCGAGGCCTGGGCCTGGCCATCGTGCGCCGCGTGGTGCTCGCGCACGGAGGCAAGGTGCGCGCGGGCGCGCGTCCCGAGGGCGGCGCGCGCTTCGAGCTGGTGCTGCCGCTCTAG